From Lolium perenne isolate Kyuss_39 chromosome 5, Kyuss_2.0, whole genome shotgun sequence, a single genomic window includes:
- the LOC127302536 gene encoding uncharacterized protein, whose product MDPVQIPQGHDPAPSMVCVDAKRLRRSSLPADTASKVINAENSSSWSAPLLDNDDLLEEILLRLRPKPSSLVRASVVCTRWRSILSDPKFLKRYRKHHRKPPLLGFFTGNSGTEHNFVPALNVKPNHIPAERFAIPRRSSPYDYWNFLGCRHGLGVLMHYYGREVVAWDPLTGQQHHVPFPPELRNARGDIYWSWHAAVLCADDDDGHVHGDCFSSPFKLVLIAAEQTQAFACLYESVSGLWGNIVSTLTTTTIHEIRHSVLIGNALYCLFRGGDILAYDINGQILSHIEKPTEAYHTRLGFQLCRTNDVCGLGLAVMSKLGIHLWECKMYSEGVFRWVLQPKIIQLEELFPQRIGSDHKKVYMVGYDEEANVIFLATYIGDFVLQLQSMRFRRISKRNCWDNKMHYPYRNFYTAVKPSAM is encoded by the exons ATGGATCCTGTTCAGATTCCTCAGGG GCACGATCCTGCTCCAAGTATGGTATGTGTGGATGCCAAGAGGCTGCGGCGTTCTTCATTGCCAGCCGACACCGCATCCAAAGTGATCAATGCTGAGAACTCTAGTTCCTGGTCGGCGCCCCTGCTGGACAATGATGATCTCCTTGAGGAGATACTTCTCCGCCTCCGTCCAAAGCCATCCTCACTTGTGCGCGCCTCCGTGGTCTGCACGCGCTGGCGTAGCATACTCTCTGACCCCAAGTTCCTCAAACGTTATAGGAAACACCATCGGAAGCCTCCTCTATTGGGCTTCTTCACAGGAAATAGTGGCACAGAACACAATTTCGTTCCTGCTCTAAACGTGAAGCCCAACCACATCCCGGCTGAGCGCTTCGCCATACCCAGGAGAAGCAGCCCCTACGACTATTGGAACTTCCTTGGCTGTCGCCACGGCCTTGGTGTCCTAATGCACTACTACGGGCGTGAGGTTGTTGCATGGGATCCCCTCACCGGCCAGCAGCACCACGTTCCTTTTCCGCCTGAGCTACGTAATGCCAGAGGGGATATTTATTGGAGTTGGCACGCCGCGGTGTTGTGCGCTGATGACGATGATGGGCATGTGCACGGCGATTGCTTCTCAAGCCCGTTTAAGTTGGTTTTGATAGCGGCTGAACAGACGCAGGCTTTTGCCTGCCTCTATGAATCGGTGTCTGGTTTATGGGGAAATATTGTCTCGACATTGACTACAACTACGATTCATGAGATTAGACACAGCGTCCTCATTGGGAATGCACTTTACTGTTTGTTCCGTGGAGGTGACATCCTTGCATATGATATTAATGGACAAATCCTTAGTCACATTGAGAAGCCAACTGAGGCCTATCATACTCGCTTGGGCTTTCAGCTTTGCCGGACAAATGATGTTTGTGGCCTTGGCCTCGCTGTTATGTCAAAACTGGGCATACATTTATGGGAGTGCAAAATGTACTCTGAAGGTGTTTTCAGATGGGTGCTGCAGCCGAAAATCATTCAACTTGAGGAGCTCTTTCCACAGAGAATCGGTAGCGACCACAAAAAGGTGTACATGGTGGGCTATGATGAGGAGGCAAATGTTATTTTTCTGGCTACGTATATTGGTGACTTCGTGCTCCAACTTCAGTCTATGCGGTTTAGAAGAATTTCCAAAAGAAATTGCTGGGATAACAAGATGCATTATCCCTACAGAAATTTCTATACTGCAG TGAAACCATCTGCTATGTGA